In Vitis vinifera cultivar Pinot Noir 40024 chromosome 17, ASM3070453v1, one genomic interval encodes:
- the LOC100257810 gene encoding protein DETOXIFICATION 16 isoform X2 codes for MGMASALDTLCGQSYGAKQYHMLSIHMQRAMLILLIVSIPLATIWAYTGTILMAVGQDPEISQEAELYARFMIPSLFAYGLLQCLVRFLQTQNIVFPMMLSSGITTLLHVLVCWFLVFKSGLGSKGAALANSISCWINVLLLALYVKFSSSCSKTRTGFSKEALHNIPSFLRLAIPSAVMVCLEMWSFELMVLLSGLLPNPKLQTSVLSICLNTAATVWMIPFGLSGAVSTRVSNELGAGHPQAARLAVFVVLVMAIAEGTLLGLLLILIRNIWGYAYSNEIEVVKYVAAMMPIVALSNFLDGMQCVLSGTARGCGWQKIGAFVNLGSYYLVGIPCAILLAFVFHIGGRGLWLGIICALIVQVLSLLIVTLRTNWEDEAKKATDRVYDAIIPIETGSLS; via the exons ATGGGGATGGCAAGTGCATTGGATACCTTATGTGGGCAGTCCTATGGAGCAAAGCAGTATCATATGCTCAGTATACACATGCAGAGGGCCATGCTTATTCTTCTAATTGTTAGCATACCTCTTGCTACCATTTGGGCATATACAGGAACCATTCTAATGGCCGTGGGCCAAGATCCTGAGATATCACAAGAAGCCGAACTTTATGCCCGTTTCATGATCCCGAGCCTCTTTGCCTATGGCCTCCTTCAGTGCCTTGTCAGATTCTTGCAAACCCAAAACATAGTCTTCCCAATGATGCTAAGCTCTGGAATCACAACCTTACTGCATGTTCTGGTGTGCTGGTTTCTGGTTTTCAAATCTGGCCTTGGAAGTAAAGGGGCTGCTTTGGCAAATAGCATCTCCTGTTGGATCAATGTTTTATTGTTGGCACTATATGTTAAATTCTCTTCTTCTTGCTCGAAAACTAGGACTGGATTTTCAAAGGAGGCCCTGCATAATATCCCGAGTTTTCTTAGACTTGCTATTCCTTCTGCTGTTATGGTCTG CTTGGAAATGTGGTCATTTGAGCTGATGGTTCTTCTATCTGGTCTCCTTCCTAATCCAAAGTTACAGACTTCAGTGCTTTCGATCTG CCTTAATACTGCTGCAACAGTTTGGATGATCCCCTTTGGACTCAGTGGAGCTGTGAG CACAAGGGTCTCAAATGAACTTGGGGCAGGGCATCCACAAGCTGCACGTTTAGCAGTATTTGTCGTCTTAGTCATGGCCATAGCTGAAGGCACTCTCCTTGGACTACTTCTGATATTGATAAGGAACATCTGGGGCTATGCCTACAGCAATGAAATAGAAGTGGTCAAATATGTAGCAGCCATGATGCCAATTGTTGCATTATCCAACTTCCTAGATGGAATGCAGTGTGTCCTTTCAG GCACTGCTAGAGGATGCGGTTGGCAGAAGATTGGTGCCTTTGTCAATCTAGGATCATATTATCTTGTGGGAATTCCGTGTGCTATTTTATtagcttttgtcttccacaTTGGAGGCAGG GGCCTCTGGTTGGGGATTATATGTGCGCTCATTGTTCAAGTTTTGTCCCTTCTTATCGTAACTCTACGCACTAACTGGGAGGATGAA GCAAAGAAGGCTACAGATAGAGTCTATGATGCTATAATCCCTATTGAGACAGGGTCATTGAGCTGA
- the LOC100257810 gene encoding protein DETOXIFICATION 16 isoform X1, which translates to MDRGDEKPTLRSPLIQSCGEDGGERSKGKVFQRDKVVEEVKKQLWLAGPLISVSLLQYCLQLISVMFVGHLGELALSGASMATSFASVTGSSLLMGMASALDTLCGQSYGAKQYHMLSIHMQRAMLILLIVSIPLATIWAYTGTILMAVGQDPEISQEAELYARFMIPSLFAYGLLQCLVRFLQTQNIVFPMMLSSGITTLLHVLVCWFLVFKSGLGSKGAALANSISCWINVLLLALYVKFSSSCSKTRTGFSKEALHNIPSFLRLAIPSAVMVCLEMWSFELMVLLSGLLPNPKLQTSVLSICLNTAATVWMIPFGLSGAVSTRVSNELGAGHPQAARLAVFVVLVMAIAEGTLLGLLLILIRNIWGYAYSNEIEVVKYVAAMMPIVALSNFLDGMQCVLSGTARGCGWQKIGAFVNLGSYYLVGIPCAILLAFVFHIGGRGLWLGIICALIVQVLSLLIVTLRTNWEDEAKKATDRVYDAIIPIETGSLS; encoded by the exons ATGGATAGAGGGGATGAGAAGCCAACTCTGAGGTCTCCTCTGATCCAAAGCTGTGGAGAAGATGGTGGAGAGAGAAGCAAAGGGAAGGTTTTTCAGAGAGATAAGGTAGTAGAAGAAGTGAAGAAGCAGCTGTGGTTGGCAGGACCTTTGATATCTGTCAGCCTTTTGCAGTATTGTTTGCAGCTGATATCTGTGATGTTTGTGGGTCATCTGGGTGAGTTAGCTCTCTCTGGTGCTTCAATGGCTACTTCCTTTGCTTCTGTCACTGGGTCCAGCTTGTTG ATGGGGATGGCAAGTGCATTGGATACCTTATGTGGGCAGTCCTATGGAGCAAAGCAGTATCATATGCTCAGTATACACATGCAGAGGGCCATGCTTATTCTTCTAATTGTTAGCATACCTCTTGCTACCATTTGGGCATATACAGGAACCATTCTAATGGCCGTGGGCCAAGATCCTGAGATATCACAAGAAGCCGAACTTTATGCCCGTTTCATGATCCCGAGCCTCTTTGCCTATGGCCTCCTTCAGTGCCTTGTCAGATTCTTGCAAACCCAAAACATAGTCTTCCCAATGATGCTAAGCTCTGGAATCACAACCTTACTGCATGTTCTGGTGTGCTGGTTTCTGGTTTTCAAATCTGGCCTTGGAAGTAAAGGGGCTGCTTTGGCAAATAGCATCTCCTGTTGGATCAATGTTTTATTGTTGGCACTATATGTTAAATTCTCTTCTTCTTGCTCGAAAACTAGGACTGGATTTTCAAAGGAGGCCCTGCATAATATCCCGAGTTTTCTTAGACTTGCTATTCCTTCTGCTGTTATGGTCTG CTTGGAAATGTGGTCATTTGAGCTGATGGTTCTTCTATCTGGTCTCCTTCCTAATCCAAAGTTACAGACTTCAGTGCTTTCGATCTG CCTTAATACTGCTGCAACAGTTTGGATGATCCCCTTTGGACTCAGTGGAGCTGTGAG CACAAGGGTCTCAAATGAACTTGGGGCAGGGCATCCACAAGCTGCACGTTTAGCAGTATTTGTCGTCTTAGTCATGGCCATAGCTGAAGGCACTCTCCTTGGACTACTTCTGATATTGATAAGGAACATCTGGGGCTATGCCTACAGCAATGAAATAGAAGTGGTCAAATATGTAGCAGCCATGATGCCAATTGTTGCATTATCCAACTTCCTAGATGGAATGCAGTGTGTCCTTTCAG GCACTGCTAGAGGATGCGGTTGGCAGAAGATTGGTGCCTTTGTCAATCTAGGATCATATTATCTTGTGGGAATTCCGTGTGCTATTTTATtagcttttgtcttccacaTTGGAGGCAGG GGCCTCTGGTTGGGGATTATATGTGCGCTCATTGTTCAAGTTTTGTCCCTTCTTATCGTAACTCTACGCACTAACTGGGAGGATGAA GCAAAGAAGGCTACAGATAGAGTCTATGATGCTATAATCCCTATTGAGACAGGGTCATTGAGCTGA